A window of Psychroflexus sp. ALD_RP9 contains these coding sequences:
- the fahA gene encoding fumarylacetoacetase: MSLEANNPNRETWLDISENTDFPIQNIPFGVFLTRDDIITIGTRIGDYAIDLGALHQLGYFDGIPLTDDIFLQDTLNDFIADGRKTWRSVRNRIAEIFDKKNDVLKNNEEHRKIILFTLDEIEMQMPVQVGDYTDFYSSKEHATNVGKMFRDPDNALLPNWLHMPVGYHGRSSSIVPSGIPLHRPQGQKLPKGADKPIYGPSRLLDFELEMAFVTTAGNHLGEPIRVNEAEDYIFGMVIFNDWSARDIQKWEYVPLGPFLGKNFGSSVSPWIVTLDALEPFRTEGPKPEQELLPYLQSEGKKSFDIDLEVAIRPDKEPEETVVSRSNFKYMYWNMSQQLAHHTVNGCNINSGDMLASGTISGPTPDSYGSMLELSWRGSKPLKLKNGQERKFIEDHDTVIMRAHCHNHEVRIGFGEVSTKILPVFKD; encoded by the coding sequence ATGTCTTTAGAAGCTAACAATCCTAACAGGGAAACTTGGTTAGATATTTCAGAAAACACAGATTTCCCCATTCAAAATATTCCATTTGGTGTGTTTTTAACACGTGATGATATTATCACTATCGGAACTCGAATTGGTGATTACGCTATTGATTTAGGTGCGCTACATCAATTAGGCTATTTTGATGGCATACCACTTACAGACGATATTTTCTTACAGGATACTTTAAACGATTTTATTGCCGATGGTAGAAAAACCTGGCGCTCTGTAAGAAATCGAATAGCTGAGATTTTTGATAAAAAAAATGATGTTTTAAAAAATAATGAAGAACATCGTAAAATAATTTTATTTACCCTTGACGAAATCGAAATGCAAATGCCTGTTCAAGTAGGTGATTACACAGATTTCTACTCAAGTAAAGAACACGCTACCAATGTAGGGAAAATGTTTAGAGATCCTGACAATGCACTTCTACCAAACTGGCTACACATGCCTGTTGGTTATCATGGCAGAAGCTCATCAATTGTACCTAGTGGAATTCCTTTACACAGACCACAAGGCCAAAAACTGCCTAAAGGCGCTGATAAACCAATTTATGGACCGTCAAGATTACTAGATTTTGAATTAGAAATGGCCTTTGTAACAACCGCTGGAAATCATTTAGGTGAACCAATTCGTGTAAATGAAGCAGAAGATTATATTTTCGGAATGGTTATTTTCAATGACTGGAGTGCACGTGATATTCAAAAATGGGAATATGTACCTCTAGGACCATTTTTGGGTAAAAACTTTGGTTCGTCTGTTTCACCTTGGATAGTCACACTCGATGCACTAGAACCTTTTAGAACTGAAGGACCAAAACCTGAACAAGAACTTTTACCTTATTTACAAAGTGAAGGAAAAAAGAGTTTTGATATTGATTTAGAAGTTGCCATTAGACCGGATAAAGAGCCTGAAGAAACCGTCGTGTCTCGCTCTAACTTTAAATATATGTATTGGAATATGAGTCAGCAATTAGCTCACCACACCGTAAATGGTTGTAATATTAATAGTGGCGATATGTTAGCGAGTGGAACAATCTCAGGACCAACTCCAGACTCTTATGGCTCTATGCTTGAGCTAAGTTGGCGTGGCTCTAAACCATTGAAATTAAAAAATGGTCAAGAAAGAAAATTTATAGAAGACCATGACACCGTTATTATGAGAGCGCATTGTCATAACCATGAAGTTAGAATTGGTTTTGGAGAAGTTTCAACTAAAATTTTACCAGTATTTAAAGATTAG
- a CDS encoding DUF2059 domain-containing protein, with translation MKKLVLLAMLCVVSFGFAQDVDSAHLKDAVKMMKMSNNTVETALEPLYMQIPEDKVADFKKDLQPVLDDMYEKLAKKAIEVYSHEEIKAMLEFYNTDLGKKMLEGQDEIFQASMQIGQEMSMEMMPIFQKYMQN, from the coding sequence ATGAAAAAGTTAGTACTATTAGCAATGTTATGTGTCGTTAGTTTCGGCTTTGCACAAGACGTAGATTCTGCACATTTAAAAGATGCTGTTAAAATGATGAAGATGTCCAACAACACAGTTGAAACAGCTTTAGAGCCACTTTATATGCAGATACCAGAAGATAAAGTAGCTGATTTTAAAAAAGATTTGCAGCCAGTTTTAGATGATATGTATGAAAAACTAGCTAAAAAAGCAATTGAGGTTTATTCTCATGAAGAAATTAAAGCTATGCTTGAGTTTTATAACACAGACTTAGGTAAGAAAATGCTTGAAGGTCAAGATGAAATATTTCAAGCTTCAATGCAAATAGGCCAAGAAATGTCTATGGAAATGATGCCAATTTTTCAAAAATACATGCAAAACTAA
- a CDS encoding carboxypeptidase-like regulatory domain-containing protein produces MKLFLKLALYLVFSTSIAQVTFQGKVIDSLGTPLEMANVIAIDTTTKLMESYAITNKMGDFKLSLKSNQVYNIQASYVGMKTAEFNLTTKSESIKRDIKLYLDNALDEVQLVYEMPVEIRGDTLVYNADSFKNGTERKLEDILKKLPGIEVNDDGEIEVEGQRVQKVMVDGKDFFDGDSKLASKNIPSNAVDKVQVLKNYGEVGQLRGVQNNQDNYAINIKLKEGKENFWFGDIKAGGGYTEANGLYIFQPKLFYYSPNYSINFIGDVNNLGEVAFTRRDYFNFSGGFRMPSRQSGTNIDLGSNNLGFLSLQNDRAADIESQFAAANLSYSPKKTLDLSGFAIYSGNTTRIIENNSVIYTDNDLNIPDEITNNNTLQESQLGMLKLSAKYKPDVNNQLDYDVVAKTSREEQTQDFFSSVVGEIDQIEEINPFSINQNLNYYYTHNEDNIFAFEAQHLIQDEDPFYNAILRNKDSYVTTANGIGLDNLQSNYNVAQEKRVQSNQLDAKLDYWNILNKKSHLNLTVGSILSRQEFNSEIFQFLDDNSQFEPVPVNTDLSNINDITYNFTDLYLGVHYKLKSGIFTFTPGFSAHAYSWNNTQFNEKYKDDFYRILPDLNIRVQLKKSERIIFNYRMQTQFTDVTNLAEGLVLNRYNSLYSGNRALDNAFSHNVNLSYFSFNLFNYTNVFGSLNYNKRIDQIRNLTNFESVIRTNSPFNSDFADENFSANGRFQRSFGKLRASVGGNFNYSKFNQFIQGERSVNENYSQTYNAELRTNFRDAPNFEIAYRYSIQDNDQGNRRTKFYTNSPSVSFDALIFKTLTFKTDYAYNNFSDEDGTLNSFEFWNASLSYRKNADSKLEYELKATNLLDTDRQSQSTNSNISVSASEYFIQPRFISFRLIYSL; encoded by the coding sequence ATGAAACTATTTCTCAAACTTGCTTTATATTTAGTTTTTAGCACTTCAATCGCACAAGTTACATTTCAAGGAAAAGTAATTGATAGTCTTGGCACTCCTTTAGAAATGGCTAATGTAATAGCAATAGACACAACCACGAAATTAATGGAATCTTATGCCATCACCAATAAAATGGGAGATTTTAAACTTAGTTTAAAATCTAACCAAGTGTATAATATTCAAGCAAGTTATGTTGGTATGAAAACAGCCGAATTTAACTTAACAACCAAATCTGAATCGATTAAGCGAGACATCAAATTATACCTTGACAATGCGTTAGACGAAGTACAATTAGTTTATGAAATGCCTGTTGAAATACGCGGTGACACACTTGTTTATAACGCAGATTCATTTAAAAATGGTACAGAACGTAAACTTGAAGATATTTTAAAAAAACTACCCGGAATTGAAGTTAATGATGATGGTGAGATTGAAGTTGAAGGTCAACGCGTACAAAAAGTAATGGTAGATGGGAAAGATTTTTTTGATGGAGACTCTAAACTTGCCTCTAAAAATATTCCTTCAAATGCTGTAGACAAAGTCCAAGTTTTAAAAAACTATGGTGAAGTTGGTCAACTCAGAGGTGTTCAAAACAATCAAGATAATTATGCGATAAATATAAAATTAAAAGAAGGCAAAGAAAATTTTTGGTTTGGAGACATTAAAGCTGGTGGTGGATATACAGAAGCTAATGGCTTATACATTTTTCAGCCCAAACTTTTTTACTACAGCCCAAACTATAGTATTAACTTTATAGGTGATGTTAATAATTTAGGTGAAGTTGCTTTTACCCGTCGTGATTATTTTAACTTTAGTGGTGGCTTTAGAATGCCAAGTCGCCAGAGTGGCACGAATATAGATTTAGGAAGTAATAATCTAGGATTCTTAAGTTTACAAAATGACCGTGCAGCCGATATTGAATCGCAATTTGCAGCTGCTAACCTTAGTTATTCACCAAAAAAAACACTTGATTTAAGCGGTTTTGCAATTTACTCTGGCAATACAACGCGAATTATTGAAAACAACTCGGTGATTTACACAGATAACGATTTAAATATCCCAGACGAAATCACAAATAATAATACGCTACAAGAAAGCCAACTGGGTATGTTGAAATTATCTGCTAAGTATAAGCCTGATGTTAATAATCAATTAGACTATGATGTTGTTGCAAAAACTTCTAGAGAAGAACAAACACAAGACTTCTTTTCTTCTGTAGTTGGGGAAATTGATCAAATTGAAGAAATTAACCCATTTAGCATCAACCAAAACCTCAACTATTATTACACACATAATGAAGACAATATTTTTGCTTTTGAAGCACAGCATTTAATACAAGATGAAGACCCATTTTACAATGCCATTTTACGCAATAAAGATTCATACGTTACAACGGCAAACGGTATCGGGCTAGACAACCTTCAATCTAACTATAACGTAGCTCAAGAAAAACGTGTGCAATCAAATCAGTTAGATGCAAAATTAGATTATTGGAATATTCTTAATAAAAAAAGTCACTTAAACTTAACAGTCGGAAGTATTTTGAGTAGACAAGAGTTTAATTCAGAAATCTTTCAATTTTTAGATGATAATTCTCAATTTGAACCTGTGCCTGTCAATACAGACTTATCAAATATTAATGATATAACATACAACTTTACTGATTTATATCTTGGCGTGCATTACAAGTTGAAGTCTGGTATTTTCACGTTCACACCAGGCTTTTCAGCTCATGCTTATAGTTGGAACAACACACAGTTTAATGAAAAATATAAAGACGATTTTTATAGAATTTTGCCAGATTTGAACATTCGTGTACAATTAAAAAAGAGTGAACGTATTATTTTTAATTACCGAATGCAAACACAATTTACAGATGTAACAAACTTAGCTGAAGGCTTAGTACTTAATCGTTACAACTCGCTTTATTCAGGTAATAGAGCTTTAGACAATGCATTTTCGCACAATGTAAATCTGAGTTACTTCAGTTTTAATCTATTTAATTACACCAATGTCTTTGGCAGTTTAAATTACAATAAGCGTATCGATCAAATTAGAAATTTAACAAATTTTGAAAGTGTTATCAGAACAAACTCTCCTTTTAACTCTGACTTTGCAGATGAAAACTTCTCGGCTAACGGTCGTTTTCAAAGAAGTTTTGGTAAACTTAGAGCAAGCGTTGGCGGTAACTTCAATTATTCAAAATTCAACCAATTTATACAAGGAGAACGTTCAGTTAACGAAAATTATTCGCAAACTTACAATGCTGAACTGAGAACAAACTTCAGAGATGCTCCAAACTTTGAAATTGCATATCGATATAGCATTCAAGATAATGATCAAGGAAATAGACGTACCAAATTTTACACAAACTCTCCTTCAGTTAGTTTTGATGCATTAATATTTAAAACACTAACTTTTAAAACTGATTATGCTTACAATAATTTTAGTGATGAAGATGGTACTTTGAATAGTTTTGAGTTTTGGAATGCAAGCTTAAGCTATCGTAAAAATGCTGATAGTAAATTAGAATATGAACTTAAAGCCACTAACCTACTTGACACAGACCGGCAAAGCCAAAGTACAAATTCTAACATTTCAGTAAGCGCTAGCGAATATTTCATACAACCAAGATTTATTTCTTTTCGCTTAATTTATAGTTTATAG
- the glyA gene encoding serine hydroxymethyltransferase, producing MKDKAVLDLIFAEEERQKNGLELIASENFVSQDVLAAAGSVLTNKYAEGYPGKRYYGGCEVVDQVEDLAKDRLKKLFNADYANVQPHSGSQANTAVFSVVLKPGDKILGFDLAHGGHLTHGSPVNFSGKLYQPVFYGVDENTGLIDYNQVREVAVKEKPQLIIAGASAYSREIDYKKFREIADEVGALLLADMAHPAGLIATGLLQSPVEHCHIVTSTTHKTIRGPRGGIILMGKDFENPFGLKLKSGKLKKMSSLLDSGVFPGNQGGPLEHIIAAKAVAFGEALTDDFLHYQKQVVKNAQAMATEFVAKDYKLISGGTDNHMMLIDLRNKNITGKEAEAALGKAGITVNKNMVPFDTQSPFVTSGIRVGTPAVTTRGLLEADMKQVVNFIDQAIINYQDEAILEQIKQDVHLMMSEKPLFQENVTI from the coding sequence ATGAAAGATAAAGCGGTTTTAGATTTAATTTTTGCCGAAGAAGAACGCCAAAAAAATGGTTTAGAACTTATCGCAAGTGAAAATTTTGTTTCTCAAGATGTTTTAGCTGCGGCAGGCTCAGTTTTAACTAATAAGTATGCAGAAGGTTATCCTGGTAAACGTTATTACGGCGGCTGCGAAGTGGTAGATCAAGTTGAAGATTTGGCTAAAGATCGTCTTAAAAAGTTATTTAATGCTGATTATGCAAATGTTCAACCTCACTCAGGTTCACAAGCTAATACAGCAGTTTTTTCTGTCGTTTTAAAACCAGGCGATAAAATTTTAGGATTTGATTTAGCACATGGCGGTCATTTAACACATGGTTCGCCGGTAAACTTCTCAGGTAAACTTTATCAACCCGTATTTTACGGTGTTGATGAAAATACTGGTCTTATAGATTACAATCAGGTAAGAGAAGTTGCCGTAAAAGAAAAACCACAATTAATTATTGCAGGCGCTTCAGCTTATTCTAGAGAGATTGATTATAAAAAATTCAGAGAAATAGCCGATGAAGTAGGCGCTTTATTGTTAGCTGACATGGCTCATCCTGCTGGTTTAATAGCAACAGGTTTGTTGCAAAGCCCAGTTGAACATTGCCATATAGTTACTTCAACCACACACAAAACCATACGTGGTCCTCGAGGAGGAATTATTTTAATGGGGAAAGATTTTGAAAATCCATTTGGCTTAAAACTAAAAAGCGGTAAGCTTAAAAAAATGTCTAGCCTTTTAGATAGTGGTGTGTTTCCTGGAAATCAAGGTGGACCTCTAGAGCATATTATTGCGGCCAAAGCAGTTGCTTTTGGAGAAGCATTAACTGATGATTTTTTACACTATCAAAAGCAAGTGGTTAAAAATGCACAGGCCATGGCTACTGAGTTTGTGGCCAAGGATTATAAACTTATTTCTGGTGGCACAGACAACCATATGATGCTAATTGATTTAAGAAACAAAAATATTACAGGCAAAGAAGCAGAAGCAGCTTTAGGTAAAGCAGGAATTACAGTTAACAAAAATATGGTGCCATTTGATACGCAATCACCTTTTGTAACTTCTGGTATTCGAGTTGGTACACCAGCTGTTACTACTCGAGGTCTACTTGAAGCTGATATGAAACAAGTAGTAAACTTTATAGATCAAGCAATTATTAATTACCAAGACGAAGCTATTTTAGAACAAATTAAGCAAGATGTTCACCTTATGATGTCTGAAAAGCCGTTATTTCAAGAAAACGTAACCATTTAA
- the pheT gene encoding phenylalanine--tRNA ligase subunit beta: MKISYNWLKQFIKTDASAEETEQLLTNLGLEVEGISKYESIPGQLKGLIVGEVIECQQHPNADRLKLTQVNLGSKTVQIVCGAPNVAKGQKVPVATVGTTLYNADEPWTIKKGKLRGEVSEGMICAEDEIGLGASHDGIMVLDEKLEVGTPLSQIFEVEVDDVFEIGLTPNRADAMSHWGVARDLRAGLIQKEINTAIDTPSTSNFHVEDRSKRISVEVKNPKLAPRYSSVSISGVSVKPSPDWLQNRLKAIGIKPINNIVDTTNYVMHELGQPLHAFDADFIKDQKIIVKTVEKGTKFTTLDGVERELDSEDLMICDAEKPLCIAGVYGGLNSGVKDNTTSVFLESAYFNSVSIRKTAKRHGLNTDASFRYERGIDPNITKYALRRAAILIQQLAGGKVSSDVDDFYPKKIEDFQVFLSFDKINRLIGEDIHTETIKSILASLEIKVNNVTESGLGLTIPAYRVDVQREVDVIEEILRVYGYNSIDTDSKFTVSVANTSKFDDYKIQNLIANQLVAQGFSETMANSLTKSSYIELSEQINEHHNVNIINPLSQDLSVLRQSMLFSGLESVSYNLNRNNLDLKLFEFGKTYHKYKNHEEHKHLSLFLTGNRTPDSWLNTQKPTDFFYLKGIIESILERLNIDFNIVASTDNDCISEGVLFKSKKIKLVEFGRVKTSILEHFKIEQTVLYADFYWDHILELIKNHQFKSSTISKFPSTRRDFALLLDDKIKFSQIEEIAKKTDKKLLQTVDLFDVYTGKNLPEGKKSYAVSFNFRDEHKTITDKQVDKIMNKLQQQFEKQLNASLR, encoded by the coding sequence ATGAAAATTTCCTACAACTGGTTAAAACAATTTATAAAAACAGATGCTTCTGCTGAAGAAACTGAACAATTATTAACCAACCTTGGACTTGAAGTTGAAGGTATTTCGAAATATGAATCAATCCCAGGGCAACTTAAAGGATTAATTGTTGGAGAAGTTATAGAATGCCAGCAACATCCAAATGCAGATCGACTTAAACTTACTCAAGTTAATTTAGGGTCTAAAACCGTACAAATTGTTTGTGGTGCTCCAAACGTTGCAAAAGGGCAAAAAGTACCTGTAGCTACCGTAGGCACGACATTATATAATGCTGATGAGCCTTGGACTATTAAAAAAGGGAAACTTCGTGGAGAAGTTAGTGAAGGTATGATTTGTGCTGAAGATGAAATTGGTCTCGGTGCTAGCCATGATGGAATTATGGTTTTAGACGAAAAACTAGAAGTTGGCACACCACTTTCTCAAATTTTCGAGGTTGAAGTAGATGATGTTTTTGAAATTGGCCTAACTCCTAATCGTGCAGATGCCATGAGCCATTGGGGCGTTGCTAGAGACTTACGAGCTGGTTTAATTCAAAAAGAAATTAATACAGCTATAGACACACCTTCAACTAGTAATTTTCATGTAGAAGACAGAAGTAAACGTATTTCAGTTGAAGTTAAAAACCCTAAACTTGCGCCAAGATATAGTTCTGTTAGCATTTCAGGTGTGAGTGTAAAACCTTCACCTGATTGGCTACAAAATAGGCTTAAAGCAATTGGCATTAAACCCATAAATAATATTGTAGACACAACTAATTATGTCATGCATGAACTAGGTCAACCGCTACATGCTTTTGATGCTGATTTTATTAAAGATCAAAAAATAATTGTAAAAACAGTAGAAAAAGGCACAAAATTTACAACACTTGATGGCGTAGAACGCGAACTTGACAGCGAAGATTTAATGATTTGTGATGCCGAAAAACCACTTTGTATTGCTGGCGTTTATGGTGGTCTAAATTCTGGCGTAAAAGATAATACAACATCAGTTTTTTTAGAAAGTGCTTATTTTAACTCTGTAAGCATTCGTAAAACTGCCAAAAGACATGGCTTAAATACAGATGCTTCATTTAGATATGAAAGAGGAATCGATCCTAACATTACCAAATACGCCCTGAGAAGAGCCGCTATTTTAATTCAACAGCTTGCTGGCGGAAAAGTGAGTAGTGATGTCGATGACTTTTACCCGAAAAAAATTGAAGATTTTCAGGTCTTTTTAAGTTTTGATAAAATAAACCGATTAATTGGTGAAGATATACATACAGAAACAATTAAATCTATATTAGCTTCACTAGAAATTAAAGTTAATAATGTAACTGAAAGCGGTCTTGGTCTAACTATTCCTGCTTATCGTGTTGATGTACAGAGAGAAGTTGATGTAATTGAAGAGATCCTCCGTGTTTACGGCTATAACTCAATTGATACAGATAGCAAATTTACAGTTTCAGTTGCTAACACATCAAAATTTGATGACTATAAAATTCAAAACCTAATTGCAAACCAACTTGTAGCTCAAGGTTTTAGCGAAACCATGGCAAACTCACTTACAAAAAGCAGTTATATTGAGTTATCTGAACAAATTAATGAGCATCATAATGTAAACATTATCAATCCATTAAGTCAAGATTTAAGTGTTTTAAGACAGTCCATGCTATTTTCTGGATTAGAATCAGTTAGTTATAATTTAAATCGAAATAACTTAGATTTAAAGTTATTTGAGTTTGGAAAAACTTACCATAAATATAAAAACCACGAAGAGCATAAACATTTAAGTTTATTTTTAACAGGAAATAGAACACCAGATTCATGGCTTAATACCCAAAAACCAACTGATTTCTTCTATCTAAAAGGCATTATTGAAAGTATATTAGAACGTCTAAACATCGATTTTAATATAGTTGCTTCAACTGATAATGACTGTATTAGCGAAGGTGTCTTATTCAAATCAAAAAAAATTAAATTAGTAGAATTTGGTCGTGTTAAAACTTCCATTTTAGAGCACTTTAAGATAGAACAAACTGTATTATATGCAGATTTCTATTGGGACCATATACTTGAATTAATTAAAAATCATCAGTTTAAATCATCAACTATTTCAAAGTTTCCATCGACAAGACGTGATTTTGCTTTATTACTAGATGATAAAATCAAGTTTAGTCAAATTGAAGAAATTGCTAAGAAAACTGACAAAAAACTATTACAAACTGTCGATTTATTTGACGTCTACACAGGTAAAAATCTACCCGAAGGCAAAAAAAGTTATGCCGTGAGC